The proteins below are encoded in one region of Paenibacillus albus:
- a CDS encoding winged helix-turn-helix transcriptional regulator, translating into MSANNYVPKDPAIIACNIEKTLDVIGGKWAFLVLRELFCEKRRFGELQRSIPSVSPRALTSTLRHLESQGVLERHVFPTVPVTVEYSLTPKGVDLHQILHEMKLWAAKWT; encoded by the coding sequence ATGTCTGCCAATAATTATGTTCCGAAAGATCCTGCCATCATCGCGTGCAATATCGAGAAGACGCTTGACGTCATCGGCGGGAAGTGGGCCTTTCTCGTACTTCGTGAGCTGTTCTGCGAGAAGCGTCGTTTCGGCGAGCTGCAGCGGTCGATTCCGTCGGTCAGCCCAAGGGCGCTGACAAGTACGCTGCGCCATCTCGAGAGCCAAGGCGTGCTGGAGCGGCATGTCTTCCCTACCGTCCCTGTCACCGTTGAATATTCATTAACGCCGAAAGGCGTCGATCTTCATCAGATTCTTCATGAAATGAAGCTATGGGCCGCGAAGTGGACCTAA
- a CDS encoding HD-GYP domain-containing protein: MRQFIGKTLKNDVVNHFGVTILPAGSVLQEEHLTLLEKHNIDYVSILFDLVEIEQSSAKSETAREAVGQVMKRAKAMYESIRQSGTVPMNELQNDIIPAVKSVAGHPNIFELFEAVKAQGDYTYQHNIGVGILSTMIGKWLQLSDADLTALTIGATLLDIGKVKIPADILNKPGKLTAEEFELVKKHTVLGYDILKKTEGISYRSALVALQHHEREDGGGYPLGLPSDKIDLFSKIVAVADIFHAMSSERPYKKALPFYEVVRELRDGYFGKLDPRIVSVFLENITTKMIGQKVVLTDDREGEIVYINPHDEEAPLIKVGESFIDLSCERKLQIKQIIGL, translated from the coding sequence ATGCGACAATTTATCGGAAAAACGTTAAAAAATGACGTCGTCAACCATTTTGGCGTTACAATCCTTCCGGCAGGCAGCGTGCTTCAGGAAGAGCATTTGACGCTGCTGGAGAAGCATAATATCGATTATGTCTCCATTCTCTTTGATTTGGTTGAAATAGAGCAGAGTTCAGCGAAATCGGAGACGGCTCGCGAGGCGGTAGGGCAAGTGATGAAACGCGCTAAAGCGATGTATGAATCCATTCGCCAGTCGGGCACAGTGCCGATGAACGAGCTTCAGAATGACATCATTCCAGCGGTGAAGAGCGTTGCTGGACACCCGAATATCTTCGAGCTATTCGAAGCGGTTAAGGCACAAGGGGATTATACCTATCAGCATAATATCGGCGTTGGCATCCTCTCCACGATGATTGGCAAATGGCTGCAATTAAGCGACGCGGATTTGACAGCGCTTACTATTGGGGCGACGCTGCTTGATATCGGCAAGGTGAAGATTCCGGCAGATATTCTTAATAAACCAGGCAAGCTGACCGCAGAAGAGTTCGAGCTTGTGAAGAAGCATACGGTCCTTGGCTACGATATCTTGAAGAAGACCGAGGGGATCAGCTATCGTTCGGCGCTTGTCGCGCTGCAGCACCATGAACGAGAAGACGGCGGCGGCTATCCGCTTGGACTTCCGTCTGACAAAATTGATCTGTTCAGCAAAATCGTAGCGGTTGCGGATATTTTCCATGCCATGTCATCCGAACGTCCATATAAGAAGGCACTGCCGTTCTATGAAGTCGTTCGCGAGCTTCGCGATGGCTACTTCGGCAAGCTTGATCCACGTATCGTCTCCGTGTTCCTCGAGAATATTACGACGAAGATGATCGGTCAGAAGGTCGTGCTCACGGATGACCGCGAAGGCGAGATTGTCTATATTAACCCGCATGACGAGGAAGCGCCGCTAATTAAAGTCGGCGAGAGCTTCATTGACCTATCGTGCGAGCGCAAGCTGCAAATTAAACAGATTATTGGACTTTAA
- a CDS encoding RNA polymerase sigma factor — protein sequence MKPWTEFEEDVKPHLPHVRAYCYYLTGSKWESEDLLQETLLRAFKHYRDTGRLRHPRSLLNKIARNLHIDAHRRRRGVMVPIDEALLQPHYDPNYASVRGTLEWVTEHLSEREMEMLLLAEVFDYSYQDIAEELNCSVPAVKMVLHRSKLTLRSRIRAQESGIKRKRAGKRKVSPPMPYTVDRWTTALMTGEL from the coding sequence ATGAAGCCGTGGACCGAGTTCGAAGAAGACGTGAAGCCTCATCTGCCTCATGTGCGGGCCTATTGCTATTATTTAACCGGGTCGAAATGGGAGTCGGAGGATCTGCTGCAGGAGACGCTGCTTCGGGCATTCAAGCATTACCGGGATACTGGCAGGCTTCGCCATCCTCGCTCCTTGCTGAACAAGATCGCCCGCAATTTACACATCGATGCGCATCGCAGACGGCGCGGCGTCATGGTCCCGATCGACGAAGCGCTGCTGCAGCCTCATTACGATCCGAATTATGCTTCTGTGCGCGGCACGCTGGAATGGGTGACTGAGCATCTGTCTGAACGCGAAATGGAGATGCTGCTGCTTGCCGAGGTGTTCGACTACTCGTATCAAGACATTGCAGAAGAGCTGAATTGCTCGGTTCCCGCTGTGAAGATGGTGCTGCACCGCTCGAAGCTGACGCTTCGAAGCCGCATTCGTGCTCAGGAATCTGGCATTAAGCGCAAACGCGCGGGTAAACGAAAAGTGTCGCCGCCGATGCCATACACGGTCGACCGCTGGACGACCGCACTTATGACCGGAGAGCTGTAA
- a CDS encoding glycerate kinase — protein MKIVIAPDSFKGSASAHELCAAIARGIRSVMPNAELVEVPLADGGEGIMDNLVHATGGSRIEASVSDPLGRTITAHYGVLGDGSTAVIEMAQASGLPLLQPEERQPLLTSTRGTGELIKHALDLGYRKFIIGLGGSATNDGGAGMLQAIGLQLLNAEGQPLAEGGGALTQLAVLDAAALDPRLAASQFTIACDVTNTLCGLVGASAVFGPQKGATPEMVAQLDSGLLRFAEQIQALRGIDVLSIPGGGAAGGMGAGLLGFMKASIRPGIDVVMEASGFAEAVKDADFIITGEGKLDEQTLSGKVAAGVCRAALPLDIPVIILCGTKSLSGEALRQLGKVSAFSIVAGPCSLEEAMAQTLSLAEACAAQLFGLIENSF, from the coding sequence ATGAAGATCGTCATTGCACCGGATTCGTTTAAAGGCTCAGCGTCAGCGCATGAGCTATGCGCAGCCATTGCAAGGGGCATCCGCAGCGTGATGCCGAACGCGGAGCTTGTGGAAGTGCCGCTGGCAGATGGTGGAGAGGGCATCATGGACAATCTCGTCCATGCGACGGGAGGCAGCCGGATAGAGGCGAGCGTATCTGACCCGCTCGGAAGAACCATAACGGCGCATTATGGCGTGCTCGGCGATGGAAGCACTGCGGTCATTGAGATGGCGCAGGCTTCGGGGTTGCCGCTGCTTCAGCCGGAGGAACGGCAGCCCCTGCTTACATCAACGCGCGGCACAGGGGAGCTGATTAAGCATGCGCTGGACCTCGGCTACCGCAAGTTCATCATCGGCCTCGGAGGCAGCGCGACGAATGACGGCGGTGCCGGAATGCTGCAGGCGATTGGCTTGCAGCTATTGAATGCGGAGGGGCAGCCGCTCGCGGAAGGCGGAGGCGCGCTGACGCAGCTGGCAGTGCTCGACGCCGCCGCGCTCGATCCGCGCCTAGCGGCATCGCAGTTCACGATTGCCTGCGATGTGACGAACACGCTGTGCGGGCTGGTGGGAGCATCGGCGGTGTTCGGCCCACAGAAAGGCGCGACGCCAGAGATGGTCGCGCAGCTAGATAGCGGGCTGCTTCGCTTCGCGGAGCAGATTCAGGCGCTTCGCGGCATTGACGTGCTCAGCATTCCTGGTGGAGGCGCGGCCGGAGGAATGGGCGCCGGCTTGCTCGGCTTTATGAAGGCGTCGATTCGCCCTGGGATCGACGTTGTGATGGAGGCATCCGGCTTCGCGGAGGCGGTGAAGGATGCGGACTTCATCATCACTGGCGAAGGGAAGCTCGATGAGCAGACGCTCTCGGGCAAGGTAGCGGCAGGCGTATGCCGGGCGGCGCTGCCGCTGGATATTCCGGTTATTATCCTATGCGGCACGAAGAGCTTGTCTGGCGAAGCGCTGCGTCAGCTAGGGAAAGTGAGCGCCTTCTCCATCGTGGCTGGTCCTTGCAGCCTTGAGGAAGCGATGGCGCAGACACTTAGCCTCGCCGAAGCATGTGCAGCGCAGCTATTCGGTTTAATTGAAAATTCCTTCTAA
- a CDS encoding stalk domain-containing protein produces MKRLMGFVLALLVVMTMAAGTASAATQQTDIKVKLNGEWVIFPAPPVLSNGKTYVEFRTLFTKLGYKIDYNAQSKTIKATSDVRSIQMQPTGTTAIVDGKKVPVNGEMKLISGRTMVGVRFIATLSDKTVNWDGAKKLVTITDKGPTAAQKAEVFAVLNQLTAAEDKQDADAFMALIHSAAPYRSSINDAIRDQFSHMHTKTEYTQMNLESYSSAEAVVTTVENSYKVSGDGFFPGMEYEIAYTLRKDNGKWAIYDIEQLSGEVNDVDGLWKQEVAVEDADKAAINAVLDAQTAASNAKDITAYSATLVPGAEGFQDDVDSAKELFEDPDTDVKMTFERSAVVGIDDTEAMVLVSFKMDLTMDGELTPVRSLYIFHAQKQQDGKWLLMPGPEELSTEIIDS; encoded by the coding sequence GCTTCTGCAGCGACACAGCAGACAGACATTAAAGTGAAGCTGAACGGAGAGTGGGTTATTTTCCCGGCGCCGCCAGTTCTATCAAATGGCAAAACATACGTAGAGTTCCGCACGCTGTTCACGAAGCTCGGCTACAAAATCGACTACAACGCGCAGTCGAAGACGATAAAGGCAACATCGGACGTACGCAGCATCCAAATGCAGCCAACAGGTACAACTGCAATTGTTGACGGCAAAAAGGTGCCGGTGAACGGCGAGATGAAGCTGATTAGCGGCCGCACCATGGTTGGCGTTCGTTTCATTGCGACATTGTCGGACAAGACGGTGAACTGGGATGGCGCGAAGAAGCTCGTGACCATTACGGATAAAGGGCCGACTGCCGCGCAGAAGGCTGAAGTGTTTGCCGTACTGAACCAACTGACTGCAGCTGAGGACAAGCAGGATGCAGATGCATTTATGGCACTTATTCATTCGGCAGCACCTTACCGCAGCAGCATTAACGACGCGATTCGCGACCAGTTCTCGCACATGCATACGAAGACGGAATACACTCAGATGAATCTTGAGTCGTACTCGTCGGCGGAAGCGGTTGTGACGACAGTGGAGAATTCGTACAAAGTAAGCGGCGATGGGTTCTTCCCGGGCATGGAGTATGAAATCGCTTATACACTTCGCAAAGATAATGGCAAATGGGCTATCTACGACATCGAGCAATTGTCTGGAGAAGTGAATGATGTAGACGGTCTCTGGAAGCAAGAAGTGGCAGTCGAAGATGCTGACAAAGCTGCTATCAATGCCGTGCTGGACGCGCAAACGGCTGCTTCGAACGCGAAGGATATCACTGCGTACAGCGCAACGCTCGTACCAGGAGCCGAAGGCTTCCAGGATGACGTGGATTCCGCAAAAGAACTGTTCGAGGATCCAGATACAGACGTGAAAATGACATTCGAGCGCAGTGCCGTTGTAGGCATAGACGATACGGAGGCTATGGTGCTCGTTTCGTTCAAGATGGACCTTACGATGGATGGCGAATTGACGCCAGTTCGTTCCCTGTATATCTTCCATGCTCAGAAGCAGCAGGATGGCAAATGGCTGCTTATGCCAGGTCCTGAAGAGCTGAGCACGGAGATTATTGACTCGTAG